One window of the Pseudomonas knackmussii B13 genome contains the following:
- a CDS encoding LysR family transcriptional regulator, producing the protein MDIKQLKFLCALDETRHFGQAAARCHVTQPTLSMRLRSLEEELGLELVRRGQRFEGFTEAGERVLAWARSLLAAHDGLYAEAAACRGQLVGTLRLGVVPLAGFDPMQLIGLFAERHPELRFQLFALSSEQILEGLGRNQLDLGLSYLERLDSTHFDSLVLADTRMGLLYDQRHFAIDGHSLGWKALAELPLGLMSSGMHFRQSIDHGFRSHGLTPRIRLETDAVHQLLQAVERGLCCAVMPLGSGLEGRDSHLRLVPIEDARTLAPLGLILRHSEPRSALADACFEEARRLLESDEQ; encoded by the coding sequence ATGGACATCAAGCAACTGAAATTCCTCTGCGCGCTCGACGAGACCCGCCACTTCGGCCAGGCCGCCGCGCGCTGCCACGTCACCCAGCCGACGCTGTCCATGCGCCTGCGCTCGCTGGAAGAGGAGCTGGGCCTGGAGCTGGTGCGCCGCGGGCAGCGTTTCGAGGGCTTCACCGAGGCCGGCGAGCGCGTGCTGGCCTGGGCGCGCAGCCTGCTTGCCGCCCATGACGGCCTGTATGCCGAGGCCGCAGCCTGCCGCGGCCAGTTGGTCGGCACCCTGCGCCTGGGCGTGGTGCCGCTGGCCGGCTTCGACCCCATGCAACTGATCGGCCTGTTCGCCGAGCGCCATCCGGAGCTGCGCTTCCAGCTGTTCGCCCTGAGCTCGGAGCAGATCCTCGAAGGCCTCGGCCGCAATCAGCTGGACCTCGGCCTGTCCTACCTCGAGCGCCTGGACAGCACGCACTTCGACAGCCTGGTGCTCGCCGACACGCGCATGGGCCTGCTGTACGACCAACGGCATTTCGCCATCGACGGCCACAGCCTGGGCTGGAAGGCCCTGGCCGAGCTGCCGCTGGGGCTGATGTCGAGCGGCATGCACTTCCGCCAGTCCATCGACCACGGTTTCCGCAGCCACGGACTGACGCCTCGCATCCGCCTGGAAACCGATGCCGTGCACCAGCTGCTGCAAGCCGTGGAGCGCGGCCTGTGCTGCGCCGTGATGCCCCTGGGCAGCGGCCTGGAAGGCCGCGACAGCCACCTGCGCCTGGTGCCGATCGAGGATGCGCGGACCCTGGCGCCGCTCGGGTTGATCCTGCGCCACTCCGAACCACGCTCGGCGCTGGCCGACGCCTGCTTCGAAGAGGCCCGGCGCCTGCTCGAATCCGACGAGCAGTGA
- the yrfG gene encoding GMP/IMP nucleotidase has translation MPSLNWSAIDTVLLDMDGTLLDLHFDNHFWLEHLPQRYAEHHGVTRAQADAELLPLFRDHAGQLNWYCLDFWSRELKLSIRDLKREVAHLIALRPDADTFLAALRNAGKRVVLITNAHRDSLSLKMERIELAPYFERLISSHDYGFPKEDPQFWQALHADLGFDPARALFIDDSLPILRSARAFGIGHLLAVREPDSRQGPKDTAEFAAVEDYRALLDGLHP, from the coding sequence ATGCCGAGTCTGAACTGGTCCGCGATCGACACCGTCCTGCTCGACATGGACGGCACCCTGCTCGACCTGCATTTCGACAACCATTTCTGGCTGGAACACCTGCCGCAGCGCTACGCGGAACACCATGGCGTCACTCGCGCGCAGGCCGATGCCGAGCTGCTGCCGCTGTTCCGCGACCATGCCGGCCAACTGAACTGGTACTGCCTGGATTTCTGGAGCCGCGAACTGAAACTGTCGATCCGCGACCTCAAGCGCGAGGTCGCGCACCTGATTGCCCTGCGCCCGGACGCCGACACCTTCCTCGCCGCCCTGCGCAACGCCGGCAAGCGCGTGGTGCTGATCACCAACGCGCACCGCGATTCACTGTCGCTGAAGATGGAGCGGATCGAGCTGGCGCCCTATTTCGAACGCCTGATCAGCTCCCACGACTACGGTTTCCCCAAGGAAGACCCGCAGTTCTGGCAGGCGCTGCACGCCGACCTCGGCTTCGACCCGGCGCGCGCCCTGTTCATCGACGACAGCCTGCCGATCCTGCGCAGCGCCCGCGCCTTTGGCATCGGCCATCTGCTCGCGGTGCGCGAGCCGGACAGCCGCCAGGGGCCCAAGGACACCGCCGAGTTCGCCGCGGTGGAGGACTACCGCGCACTGCTGGATGGATTGCACCCGTAG
- a CDS encoding glycine zipper domain-containing protein, translating to MRKTLSVLTLSLLASVAMADDNTNAAVGGGLGGALGNVVGGALGGSTGAAIGAGVGGAAGGAMSAKDGKKTEAAIGGGLGAAGGSVIGNKVGGSTGAAIGAGLGGAAGGALGNSMADDNDHDHSGGHKHKHKHKNKHRD from the coding sequence ATGCGCAAGACTCTCTCGGTACTGACTCTCAGCCTGCTGGCCAGCGTTGCAATGGCCGATGACAACACCAACGCCGCAGTCGGCGGCGGCCTGGGCGGCGCCCTCGGCAACGTGGTTGGCGGAGCCCTGGGCGGCAGCACCGGCGCGGCCATCGGCGCCGGCGTCGGCGGTGCGGCCGGCGGCGCCATGAGCGCGAAGGACGGCAAGAAGACCGAGGCAGCCATCGGTGGCGGCCTGGGCGCGGCCGGCGGCTCGGTGATCGGCAACAAGGTCGGCGGCTCCACCGGCGCGGCCATCGGTGCCGGCCTGGGCGGTGCGGCAGGCGGCGCGCTGGGCAACTCGATGGCCGATGACAACGATCACGACCATTCGGGCGGCCACAAGCACAAACACAAGCACAAGAACAAACATCGCGACTGA
- a CDS encoding acyl-CoA thioesterase, with the protein MSQEHPSRSDYRHFQPITTRWHDNDVYGHVNNVTYYGFFDTAVNTYLIESGGLDIHDGEVVGFVVSSSCDYFAPVAFPERIEVGLRVGKLGNSSVQYELAVFRAGEELACAAGRFVHVFVERASNRPVAIPPPLREAMQALLIEQP; encoded by the coding sequence ATGAGCCAGGAACATCCCAGCCGCAGCGATTACCGGCACTTCCAGCCGATCACCACGCGCTGGCACGACAACGACGTCTATGGCCACGTGAACAACGTGACCTACTACGGCTTCTTCGACACCGCGGTGAACACCTACCTGATCGAGAGCGGCGGGCTGGATATCCACGATGGCGAGGTGGTCGGCTTCGTGGTCAGTTCCAGCTGCGACTACTTCGCCCCGGTGGCCTTCCCCGAGCGCATCGAGGTGGGACTGCGGGTCGGCAAGCTGGGCAACAGTTCGGTGCAGTACGAGCTGGCGGTGTTCCGCGCCGGCGAAGAGCTGGCCTGCGCCGCCGGGCGCTTCGTGCATGTCTTCGTCGAGCGCGCGAGCAATCGCCCGGTCGCGATTCCGCCGCCGCTGCGCGAAGCCATGCAGGCGTTGCTGATCGAGCAGCCCTGA
- a CDS encoding FdhF/YdeP family oxidoreductase has translation MSLQPINPRYQPYKGAAAGWGALISVTRFWLDSKQPFKNLRALLKTNQNGGFDCPGCAWGDSPEDGRVKFCENGAKAVNWEATKRRVDAAFFARHSVSALRQQSDYWLEYQGRLTEPMRYDRAQDRYVPVSWDDAFALIGQHLRALESPDQAEFYTSGRASNEAAYLYQLFVRAYGTNNFPDCSNMCHEASGVALGRSVGVGKGSVTFADFEHADAIFVFGQNPGTNHPRMLEPLREAVQRGAQVVAFNPLKERGLERFQHPQHALEMLSNGSRPLNTAFFRPALGGDMAAVRGMAKFLLQWEREAQAKGEPAVFDHAFIAEHTDGVDAYLAEVDATPWEHIVEQSGLSLAEIETAATMYRRAERVIACWAMGLTQHRHSVPTIQEVVNLQLLRGNVGRPGAGLCPVRGHSNVQGDRTMGINDRPPVALLDALEKRFDFRVPRHNGHNTVEAINAMLEGRSKVFIGLGGNFAQATPDSPRTHQALESCALTVHISTKLNRSHLTCGTDALILPCLGRTDIDRQAGGPQAVTVEDSFSMIHASYGQLEPLSKQMRSEPAIVAGIAKATLGDHPVDWDALIANYDRIRDLIADTIPGFADFNRRVANPGGFHLGNSAGERRWTTATGKANFAASVLPADLLPEQVRQTGEKPDLILQTLRSHDQYNTTVYGLDDRYRGVRGQREVVFANEADIRRLGFEPGQKIDMVSLWSDGVERRVSNFTLLAFDVPEGQAAAYYPETNPLVPLESHGEGSFTPTSKFVAVRLEAAREDASRIL, from the coding sequence ATGAGCCTGCAACCGATCAACCCCCGTTACCAACCCTACAAGGGCGCCGCCGCCGGCTGGGGCGCGCTCATCTCCGTCACGCGCTTCTGGCTGGACAGCAAGCAGCCGTTCAAGAACCTGCGCGCCCTGCTCAAGACCAACCAGAACGGCGGCTTCGACTGCCCCGGTTGCGCCTGGGGCGACTCGCCCGAGGACGGCCGCGTCAAGTTCTGCGAGAACGGCGCCAAGGCGGTCAACTGGGAAGCCACCAAGCGCCGCGTCGACGCGGCCTTCTTCGCCCGCCACAGCGTCAGCGCCCTGCGCCAGCAAAGCGACTACTGGCTGGAGTACCAGGGCCGGCTGACCGAGCCGATGCGCTACGACCGCGCCCAGGACCGCTACGTGCCGGTGAGCTGGGACGACGCCTTCGCCCTCATCGGTCAGCACCTGCGCGCCCTGGAAAGCCCCGACCAGGCCGAGTTCTACACCTCCGGCCGGGCCAGCAACGAGGCGGCCTATCTCTACCAGCTGTTCGTCCGCGCCTACGGCACCAACAACTTCCCGGACTGCTCGAACATGTGCCACGAGGCCAGCGGCGTGGCCCTCGGGCGCAGCGTCGGGGTCGGCAAGGGCAGCGTGACCTTCGCCGACTTCGAACACGCCGACGCCATCTTCGTCTTCGGCCAGAACCCCGGCACCAACCATCCGCGCATGCTCGAACCGCTGCGCGAAGCGGTGCAGCGCGGCGCCCAGGTGGTGGCCTTCAACCCGCTGAAGGAGCGCGGCCTGGAGCGCTTCCAGCATCCGCAGCACGCCCTGGAGATGCTCTCCAACGGTTCGCGGCCGCTGAACACCGCGTTCTTCCGCCCGGCGTTGGGCGGCGACATGGCCGCCGTGCGCGGCATGGCCAAGTTCCTCCTGCAGTGGGAGCGCGAAGCCCAGGCCAAGGGCGAGCCGGCGGTGTTCGACCATGCCTTCATCGCTGAACACACCGACGGCGTCGACGCCTACCTGGCGGAAGTGGACGCCACCCCCTGGGAGCACATCGTCGAGCAGTCCGGCCTTAGCCTGGCCGAGATCGAAACAGCAGCCACCATGTACCGCCGCGCCGAGCGGGTCATCGCCTGCTGGGCCATGGGCCTCACCCAGCACCGCCACTCGGTGCCGACCATCCAGGAAGTGGTCAACCTGCAACTGCTGCGCGGCAACGTCGGCCGCCCCGGCGCCGGCCTCTGCCCGGTGCGCGGCCACAGCAACGTGCAGGGCGACCGCACCATGGGCATCAACGACCGGCCGCCGGTGGCGCTGCTCGATGCCCTGGAGAAACGCTTCGACTTCCGCGTGCCACGGCACAACGGGCACAACACCGTGGAAGCCATCAACGCGATGCTCGAAGGCCGCTCCAAGGTCTTCATCGGGCTGGGCGGCAACTTCGCCCAGGCCACCCCGGACAGCCCGCGCACCCACCAGGCGCTGGAGAGCTGCGCGCTGACCGTGCACATCAGCACCAAGCTCAACCGCAGCCACCTGACCTGCGGCACCGACGCGCTGATCCTGCCGTGCCTGGGCCGCACCGACATCGACCGCCAGGCCGGCGGCCCGCAGGCGGTCACGGTGGAAGACTCGTTCAGCATGATCCACGCCTCCTACGGCCAGCTGGAGCCGCTGTCGAAGCAGATGCGCTCGGAGCCGGCGATCGTCGCCGGCATCGCCAAGGCCACCCTGGGCGACCATCCGGTGGACTGGGACGCGCTGATCGCCAACTACGACCGTATCCGCGACCTGATCGCCGACACCATTCCCGGTTTCGCCGACTTCAATCGCCGCGTGGCCAACCCGGGCGGCTTCCACCTCGGCAACTCGGCTGGCGAACGGCGCTGGACTACCGCCACCGGCAAGGCCAATTTCGCCGCCAGCGTGCTGCCCGCCGACCTGCTGCCCGAACAGGTGCGCCAGACCGGCGAGAAGCCCGACCTGATCCTGCAGACGCTGCGCTCCCACGACCAGTACAACACCACCGTCTACGGCCTGGACGACCGCTATCGAGGCGTGCGCGGGCAGCGCGAGGTGGTCTTCGCCAATGAGGCGGACATCCGCCGCCTGGGCTTCGAGCCGGGGCAGAAGATCGACATGGTTTCGTTGTGGAGCGACGGCGTGGAGCGCCGGGTGAGCAACTTCACCCTGCTGGCGTTCGACGTCCCCGAGGGGCAGGCCGCCGCCTACTACCCGGAAACCAACCCACTGGTGCCGCTGGAAAGCCATGGCGAGGGCAGCTTCACGCCGACCTCGAAGTTCGTCGCGGTGCGCCTGGAAGCCGCGCGCGAGGACGCCAGCCGGATTCTCTGA
- a CDS encoding surface antigen produces the protein MKYSSMLMLSLALVGGTAFADGDTRAGVGGALGGVLGSVVGQAMGGSTGAAIGAGVGGAAGGAVGAHRGNKTEAAIGGGLGAAGGQVIGNKVGGSTGGLIGSALGGGAGGALGNHYADSNRDDDDDYDGRRGYRHARYYDDDRHWHDRGRHRGWYKHHHRHHRDWD, from the coding sequence ATGAAGTACTCCTCGATGCTCATGCTGTCTCTTGCGCTGGTCGGTGGTACCGCCTTCGCGGACGGCGACACCCGTGCAGGCGTCGGTGGCGCGCTGGGCGGGGTACTGGGCTCCGTCGTCGGCCAGGCCATGGGTGGTAGCACCGGTGCTGCCATCGGTGCTGGTGTCGGCGGCGCAGCCGGTGGCGCCGTTGGCGCCCATCGCGGCAACAAGACTGAAGCTGCCATCGGCGGCGGCCTGGGCGCGGCGGGCGGCCAGGTGATCGGCAACAAGGTCGGCGGCTCCACCGGCGGCCTGATCGGCTCGGCCCTGGGCGGCGGCGCCGGCGGTGCGCTGGGCAACCACTACGCCGACAGCAACCGCGATGACGACGACGATTACGATGGCCGTCGCGGCTACCGTCACGCGCGCTACTACGACGACGATCGCCACTGGCACGACCGTGGCCGTCACCGCGGCTGGTACAAGCACCACCACCGCCATCATCGCGACTGGGATTGA
- the fdhD gene encoding formate dehydrogenase accessory sulfurtransferase FdhD yields the protein MPCPPPRPASPDDGPPAVADGGYSYAELSDASSLGSAVLAEEAALAIAYNGLSQAVMMVSPADLEDFVHGFSLSSGLVDSIDDIYDVRLNRLGDAISAEVQIANRAFWALKRQRRQLAGTSGCGLCGVEALEQALPTLRVLEPAALPPAAHLQNLRQRIDQAQDLARRSGALHAALYVDGSGEIRLCREDIGRHNALDKLIGAIKRQHLDGRDGFVVVTSRCSLELIHKAVRAGIATLVSLSAPSALTVNWARKHNLNLIHLPHHSAPRVYSPAPDAHGRPDRP from the coding sequence ATGCCTTGCCCGCCCCCCCGCCCGGCGTCACCCGACGACGGCCCCCCCGCCGTTGCCGACGGCGGCTACAGCTACGCCGAACTGTCCGATGCGAGCAGCCTTGGCAGCGCCGTGCTGGCCGAAGAGGCCGCCCTGGCGATTGCCTACAACGGCCTCAGCCAGGCGGTGATGATGGTCTCCCCGGCCGACCTCGAGGACTTCGTCCACGGCTTCAGCCTGAGCAGCGGACTGGTGGACTCCATCGACGACATCTATGACGTCCGCCTGAACCGCCTCGGCGACGCCATCAGCGCCGAAGTGCAGATCGCCAACCGCGCCTTCTGGGCCCTCAAGCGCCAGCGCCGGCAACTGGCCGGCACCAGCGGCTGCGGCCTGTGCGGGGTGGAAGCCCTGGAGCAGGCGCTGCCCACGCTGCGCGTCCTCGAGCCCGCCGCCCTGCCGCCGGCAGCGCACCTGCAGAACCTGCGCCAGCGCATCGACCAGGCACAGGACCTGGCCCGGCGCAGCGGCGCCCTGCACGCGGCGCTCTATGTCGATGGCTCTGGCGAGATTCGCCTGTGCCGCGAGGATATCGGCCGGCACAACGCCCTCGACAAGCTGATCGGCGCGATCAAGCGGCAACACCTCGACGGCCGCGACGGTTTCGTGGTCGTCACCAGCCGCTGCAGCCTGGAGCTTATCCACAAGGCCGTGCGCGCCGGCATCGCCACCCTGGTCAGCCTTTCCGCGCCCAGCGCGCTGACCGTGAACTGGGCGCGCAAGCACAACCTGAACCTGATCCACCTTCCCCACCACAGCGCACCGCGGGTCTACAGCCCCGCGCCGGACGCCCACGGACGACCCGACCGCCCATGA
- the mutM gene encoding bifunctional DNA-formamidopyrimidine glycosylase/DNA-(apurinic or apyrimidinic site) lyase, which translates to MPELPEVETTRRGIAPYLEGQRVTRVIVRDRRLRWPIPEDLDVRLSGQRILKVERRAKYLLLQAEAGTLISHLGMSGNLRLVECGLAPAKHEHVDIELESGLALRYTDPRRFGAMLWSQNPLEHELLRNLGPEPLTDDFEGERLYQLSRGRSMAVKPFIMDNAVVVGVGNIYATEALFAAGIDPRREAGTISRARYLKLAEEIKRILAIAIERGGTTLRDFIGGDGQPGYFQQELFVYGRGGEFCKVCGSTLREVRLGQRASVYCPRCQR; encoded by the coding sequence ATGCCTGAATTACCCGAAGTCGAAACCACCCGCCGGGGCATCGCGCCCTACCTGGAAGGCCAGCGCGTCACCCGCGTGATCGTCCGCGACCGGCGCCTGCGCTGGCCGATTCCGGAAGACCTCGACGTGCGCCTGTCCGGGCAGCGCATCCTCAAGGTCGAGCGGCGCGCCAAGTACCTGTTGCTGCAGGCCGAGGCGGGCACGCTGATCAGCCACCTGGGCATGTCCGGCAACCTGCGCCTGGTGGAGTGCGGGCTGGCGCCGGCCAAGCACGAGCACGTCGATATCGAGCTGGAATCGGGCCTGGCACTGCGCTACACCGACCCGCGGCGCTTCGGCGCCATGCTCTGGAGCCAGAATCCGCTGGAGCACGAGCTGCTGCGCAACCTCGGGCCGGAGCCGCTGACCGACGACTTCGAAGGCGAGCGCCTGTACCAGCTCTCGCGCGGGCGGAGCATGGCGGTCAAGCCGTTCATCATGGACAACGCGGTGGTGGTCGGTGTGGGCAATATCTACGCCACAGAGGCGCTGTTCGCCGCCGGCATCGACCCGCGCCGCGAAGCCGGGACCATTTCTCGGGCGCGCTACTTGAAGCTCGCCGAAGAGATCAAGCGCATCCTGGCGATCGCCATCGAGCGCGGCGGCACCACCCTGCGCGACTTCATCGGTGGCGACGGCCAGCCCGGTTACTTCCAGCAGGAGCTGTTCGTCTACGGCCGAGGCGGGGAGTTCTGCAAGGTCTGCGGCAGCACCCTGCGCGAAGTGCGCCTGGGCCAGCGCGCCAGCGTCTACTGTCCGCGCTGCCAACGCTGA
- the nudE gene encoding ADP compounds hydrolase NudE has protein sequence MRQKPTVLAREIVAKSRLFAVEELELRFANGVERTYERLVGKGQGYGAVMVVALLDGENAVLVEEYCAGVDEYQLSLPKGLVEPGEDVLAAANRELKEEAGYGAHRLEYITELSLSPGYMSQRIQVVLARDLYEESLPGDEPEPLRVDRISLRELSSLAKNAQFSEGRALAALYLVRDLLIERGEFQA, from the coding sequence ATGCGTCAGAAACCCACGGTGCTCGCTCGCGAAATCGTCGCCAAGAGCCGCCTGTTCGCCGTCGAAGAACTGGAGCTTCGTTTCGCCAATGGCGTCGAGCGCACCTACGAGCGGCTGGTGGGCAAAGGCCAGGGTTATGGCGCGGTGATGGTAGTGGCGCTGCTGGATGGCGAGAACGCAGTGCTGGTGGAGGAATACTGCGCTGGCGTCGACGAGTACCAGCTGTCGCTGCCCAAGGGCCTGGTGGAGCCGGGCGAGGACGTGCTGGCCGCGGCCAACCGCGAACTCAAGGAGGAAGCGGGCTACGGCGCCCATCGCCTCGAGTACATCACCGAGCTGTCGCTGTCGCCGGGCTACATGAGCCAACGCATCCAGGTGGTGCTGGCGCGCGACCTCTATGAAGAAAGCCTGCCGGGCGACGAGCCGGAGCCGCTGCGGGTCGACCGCATCAGCCTGCGCGAACTGTCGAGCCTGGCGAAGAACGCCCAGTTCAGCGAAGGACGGGCCCTGGCCGCGCTCTACCTGGTGCGCGACCTGTTGATCGAACGAGGAGAATTCCAGGCATGA
- a CDS encoding lysophospholipid acyltransferase family protein, with protein MSGNYLPRNPFAEWLGRNMLKVAGWRIEGALPALDKFVVIGAHHTSNWDFMAFLAVKFVLRLNARWFAKHTLFRRPFGNLLRRWGGIPIQRHLKQNTVEQAVQAFHDSRELILIISPEGTRKKVERWKMGFYHIARGAGVPVVLAALDYANRRIVIGEPFWPTGDEAADLQRMLAFYRPFVPKKPEYAFLGG; from the coding sequence ATGTCCGGCAACTACCTGCCTCGCAATCCCTTTGCCGAGTGGCTCGGCCGCAACATGCTGAAAGTCGCCGGTTGGCGTATCGAGGGCGCTCTGCCAGCGCTCGACAAGTTCGTCGTGATTGGCGCGCACCACACGTCCAACTGGGACTTCATGGCCTTCCTCGCGGTGAAGTTCGTGCTGCGCCTGAATGCCCGCTGGTTCGCCAAGCACACCCTGTTCCGCCGGCCGTTCGGCAACCTGCTGCGGCGCTGGGGCGGCATCCCGATCCAGCGGCACCTCAAGCAGAACACCGTCGAGCAGGCCGTGCAGGCGTTCCACGACAGTCGCGAGCTGATCTTGATCATCTCGCCGGAAGGTACGCGCAAGAAGGTCGAGCGCTGGAAGATGGGCTTCTACCATATCGCCCGCGGCGCCGGCGTTCCGGTGGTGCTGGCGGCGCTGGATTACGCCAACCGACGTATCGTCATCGGCGAACCCTTCTGGCCGACCGGCGACGAAGCCGCCGACCTGCAGCGCATGCTCGCGTTCTACCGGCCCTTCGTTCCGAAAAAGCCTGAGTACGCATTCCTCGGCGGTTGA
- the cysQ gene encoding 3'(2'),5'-bisphosphate nucleotidase CysQ, with the protein MSHAFLPTVIELVRRAGDAILPFWRSDLAVESKADASPVTAADLAAHQMLAAGLRALAPEIPVLSEEDCGIALAERGQWQRWWLVDPLDGTKEFIAGSEEFTVNVALIENGRVVFGVVGIPANGRCYYGGAGLGAWRVERDGEPEAIGVRENPEEAFTVVASKRHSSPAQERLLAGLGERFGDLSLANIGSSLKFCLLAEGAADCYPRLAPTSQWDTAAAQGVLEGAGGEVLDLKGEAFTYEAREDYLNGSFLALPKTAAWRDELIQLARALD; encoded by the coding sequence ATGAGCCACGCTTTCCTGCCCACGGTGATCGAACTGGTGCGCCGCGCCGGCGACGCCATCCTGCCGTTCTGGCGCAGCGACCTGGCGGTCGAGAGCAAGGCCGACGCCTCGCCGGTGACTGCCGCCGACCTGGCCGCGCACCAGATGCTGGCCGCCGGCCTGCGCGCGCTGGCGCCGGAGATTCCGGTGCTGTCCGAAGAGGACTGCGGCATCGCCCTGGCCGAGCGCGGCCAGTGGCAGCGCTGGTGGCTGGTCGATCCGCTGGACGGCACCAAGGAATTCATCGCCGGCAGTGAAGAGTTCACCGTCAACGTCGCCCTCATCGAGAACGGCCGGGTGGTCTTCGGCGTGGTCGGCATTCCGGCCAACGGCCGTTGCTACTACGGCGGCGCCGGGCTGGGCGCGTGGCGCGTCGAGCGTGATGGCGAGCCCGAGGCGATTGGCGTGCGCGAGAATCCCGAGGAAGCCTTCACCGTCGTTGCCAGCAAGCGCCACTCCAGTCCGGCGCAGGAGCGTCTGCTGGCCGGCCTGGGCGAGCGTTTCGGCGACCTGTCGCTGGCCAATATCGGCAGCTCGCTGAAGTTCTGCCTGCTCGCCGAGGGTGCGGCGGACTGCTATCCGCGCCTGGCGCCGACCTCGCAGTGGGACACCGCGGCGGCCCAGGGCGTGCTGGAAGGCGCTGGCGGCGAGGTGCTCGATCTCAAGGGCGAGGCATTTACCTACGAAGCGCGCGAGGATTACCTCAACGGCTCCTTCCTGGCCCTGCCGAAGACCGCTGCCTGGCGCGATGAACTGATCCAGCTGGCGCGCGCGCTGGACTGA